The following DNA comes from Cryobacterium psychrophilum.
GGGGCCCGCAGCCCCGTCGGGAAGGAAATCGGCCGGTTCCACCGGTCGCAAACCCTCCAGTTCGTCGCCCCGGGATGCGCGCACCGAACCGATCGTGGTGCAGTCCGACGCGCTCGCTTCCGTGTCGGGCATCCGCTCGGGAAAGGACGGCGCAGCGCCCGCCGAGAAGTCAGGAGCGGCAGCGGCAGGCGCCGTCCTTCGGGGTGCGCGGCGAGCCAGAAAGCGCTTTGAACGCGCGGAGGTGCGTCGTTTCACGTGGCGTTCCCGCCGTCGGCGCACGATCTGGACCGTCGCGCTCGGCTCCAGCGTCGTGCTGCTCGGTGGCGTCATCGCCGCTGCGTACTCGCCGCTCATGGCGCTGCGCACGATTGACGTCGTCGGAGCCGACCGGGTCGGCACCGAGCAGGTCGTGGGCGCCCTCGACGATCAGATCGGCACTCCGCTGCCACTCATCGACTTCACGCGGGTGAAGGAGCAGCTCGCATCGTTCACGCTCATCGAGAGCTTCGTGACCGAGAGTCGTCCGCCAGGGACACTGGTCGTGCGTATCGTGGAACGTGAGCCGATTGGCGTGATCACGAGCGAGACGGGCTTCGACCTCGTTGACGCCGCCGGCGTGCGCATCGAATCCTCGGCGGAAAGGCCCGCCGGTTACCCTCAGATCGAGGCGCCGGACGGTGTTGGAAGCGCGGGGTTCCTGGCCGCGGGCGAGGTCATCCACGCCCTCCCGGACGGCATTCGAACCGAACTCGACTCCGTGGCAGCCGCCACGACCGATGACGTCACCCTGGGTCTCATTGGGGGAGCCAAGGTCGTCTGGGGGAGTGCGGAACAATCCGAACTCAAGGCGGTCGTCCTGGCCGCCCTGATGGTGGGACACCCCACGGGTAGCGTGAACGAATACGATGTGTCGTCACCGAACAGCGCGGTGCTGCGGTGACCTGACAGAAATCTCGCAACACTTCGCGACACGCGGGCGCGCCTCCCCAAGCAGCGCGCTGTCACGCATAGCTTCGAAATCAGCAATTGCATACTCAGCATAACTTTAAACTTCGAGTAAAGGTTTAGGGTTCCACCGGAGGCCGGACGTGTCAAACAACCAGAATTATCTAGCGGTCATCAAGGTCGTCGGAATCGGCGGTGGCGGCGTGAACGCCGTCAACCGCATGATCGAGCTCGGTCTCCGCGGAGTCGAGTTCATCGCGATCAATACGGATGCCCAAGCGCTTCTGATGAGTGACGCCGACGTGAAACTGGACGTCGGTCGCGACCTCACTCGCGGCCTTGGTGCGGGTGCTGACCCCGAGGTTGGCCGTCGAGCCGCCGAGGATCACGCCGAAGAAATCGAAGAGGCTTTGGCCGGGGCCGACATGGTCTTCGTCACCGCCGGTGAGGGTGGTGGAACCGGTACCGGTGGCGCCCCCGTCGTCGCCCGCATTGCGAAGTCCATCGGCGCGCTCACCATTGGTGTTGTCACCAAGCCCTTCGGCTTCGAAGGCAAGCGCCGCCAGGCCCAGGCCGAGACCGGTGTCGCCTCGCTCAAGAACGAGGTTGACACCCTCATCGTCGTGCCGAATGACCGCCTGCTGGAGATCAGCGACCGCGGAATCAGCATGCTTGAAGCTTTCGCCACGGCGGACCAGGTGCTCCTCGCCGGCGTGCAGGGCATCACCGACCTGATCACGACCCCCGGTCTGATCAACCTCGACTTCGCTGACGTCAAGTCGGTCATGCAGGGTGCGGGCTCCGCGCTTATGGGGATCGGTTCGGCTCGGGGCGCTGATCGTGCCATCAAGGCAGCCGAACTCGCCGTTGCCTCTCCGCTGCTTGAAGCAAGCATCGACGGCGCCCACGGTGTGCTGCTGTCCATCCAGGGCGGGTCGAACCTTGGAATCTTCGAGATCAACGACGCGGCGCGCCTCGTGCAGGAAGCCGTACATCCCGAAGCCAACATCATCTTCGGTGCGGTGATCGATGACACCCTCGGCGACGAGGTTCGTGTAACCGTCATCGCGGCCGGATTTGATGGCGGCGAACCGGGCGCCAAGGCCGTCGAGGTGCGCCGAGCTGACCTCGTGGCTGCCGGCGTTGCCGCCGGTGCGGGAACGGCCACTGCCGGCCCCGCAACGAAGGAAGGCCCGTCCTTCAACTCCGGTTCGTTCTCGGAAGGCGATGCGGCCGCTTCGGTCTGGTCGTCGGCTGATTCTACCGCGGGCGGCACCACCGCGGCCGACCCGGCTTTTGAAGAAGAGTCCGATGACCTGGACATCCCCGATTTCCTCAAGTAATAACGATAGCTCCGAGACCGGGCAGGGGCCACGTGGCTCGCGCCCGGTTTCAGTTGCCGGTTCCACGGACTTGATCGCCGACCCGGGTCTGACGAAACGTCTCGACAGCGTGCGCGCCGGTATAGCGGATGCCGCTCGCGCCGCCGGGCGCGATGACGCTGACATCACCACAATCGTGGTCACGAAGTTTCATCCGGCGGCTGTTATCCGAGCGCTTTCCGCGCTGGGAGTACGGGACGTGGGGGAGAGCCGGCATCAGGAGGCGCAAGCCAAGGTCGCCGAACTCGCTGAACTCGACCTCAACTGGCATTTCATCGGCCAGGTGCAGGGCAAAAAGGCGCGGCAGGTGCGCGCCTATGCGAACGTCATTCACTCCGTGGACCGTGTCTCGCTCGTGGATTCATTGGCCTCCCCAGACACCACCGTGGACTGCTTCATCCAGATCAACCTCACGGATGATCCGGCTCGCGGTGGAGTGAATCCGGCGGACCTGTCGGCTCTCGTCGATCGGGTGCAGCAGTCCGAGGGACTGCGGCTGTTAGGCCTCATGGCCGTGGCCCCGCTGCATGCGGAACCGCGACGGTCGTTTGCCTACGTTCGCGAGCTCAGCGAGGGCATCCGTAGCGCTGCTCCGCAGGCCACACACCTCTCCATGGGAATGAGCCAGGACTACCCCGCGGCCATCCTCGAGGGTGCGACACACCTAAGAATTGGCACCGCAATCACCGGGAAACGCCCGGAACCAGTTAATCTCGACAGAGAAGCTCAACAACACGGAGGTCGACATGTCTAACCCGCTCAAGAAAACCATGGTCTACCTGGGTCTGGCAGACGAAGAGCTTGAGTACGAGGCGCCCGCCGCGGCTCGTGTCGCCGCGGTTCCGGCCGCCACAGCGCACAACGCGGGTCACGCACCTGCCGAGCGTTCCACTCAGGGCAGTGCCTCACACGGCAACGCCCAGAGCACCAGCGGGCGTGCTCCCGTTACCCCTTTACGAAAGACTTCGACCCCCCAGAATGTGGCCGCGTCCGAAATGAATGAAATTCTCACCGTTCACCCCCGCCAGTACCGCGACGCCCAGGTCATCGCCGAGTCGTTCCGTGACGGCATCCCCGTGATCATCAACCTGTCGCAGATGAGCGATGCCGATGCGCGTCGCCTCATCGACTTCGCGAGCGGCCTCTCTCAGGGGCTGTACGGCAAGATCGAGCGCGTCACCGCGAAGGTTTTCCTGCTGTCACCGGCCCACGTCGTCGTCTCCGGCGACACCGCAACTGAAGAATCCGCCGAAGAGGCGTCCTTCTTCGCTCAGGCCTAGTACCTCGCGTGAGTTTGCTCGGAAACCTCCTGTATTTTGTCTTTCTCCTGTACTTTTTTGTGCTCTGGGGGCGTTTCATCGTTGACCTTGTTCGCGGGGTCAATCGGGGGTGGCGTCCGCAGGGATTCGTCCTCGTTCTCGTCGAAATGGTCTACACGCTCACCGACCCGCCGGTTCGTTTCTTCCGTCGGCTCGTTCCCGCCCTCCGGGTGGGACCCATCGCCTTTGACTTCGGGTTTACGCTTACCATGCTGTGCACGATTGTCGGCATGTCGCTCGCTGGTATCGTGCAGCGACTCTGAGCGACACGCCTCACACGCAAATGCCGCCCTGCACACCGGGCCGGGAACGCAACATGTATTCTTATCCGGTGTCCCTCGCGCGCAAGCACGAGCCATGGCAGCTCGGTAACAGAGCTGCACACAAACCAACTGTTCGCATAAGTATCAAGTTCTAAGGGTGGAAAGCCATGGCGCTAACTCCGGAAGATGTAGTCAATAAGCGGTTCCAGTCGACCAAGTTCCGTGAGGGATACGACCAGGACGAGGTTGACGACTTCCTCGACGAGGTCGTCGTCGAGTTGCGTCGCCTCACACAGGAAAATGAGGACCTCAAGGCCCGCATTACCGCAGACGGCGGCGTCATTGCCGAGACCGTCAGCGCTCCTGCGGCCGTTGCCGCGCCGGAGGCCGTTGTCGAACCCGTCAAGCGGGCCGAGGCAGCACCGGTTGCCGCCGTCGTGCCCGAGCCCATCGACGAGACCGCGGGCACGACCAACCTGCTGCAGCTGGCTCGCCGCCTGCACGAAGAGCACGTGAAGGAAGGCGCTGAGAAGCGCGACGCCCTCATTGCTGAGGGACACGCCACGGCCGCTCGCGTTATCGCCGAGGCCGAAGCCAAGCAGCGCGATCAGATGAAGGTCCTCGACGGGGAGCGTTCGGTTCTGGAAACGAAGATCGAGGATCTGCGTACGTTTGAGCGTGAGTACCGCCTCAAGCTCAAGAGCTACATCGAGGGTCAGCTTCACGATCTCGACGCCACGTCGCCCGTTGGCGCCGGTGTGAAGAGCGACTCGAAGTCCAGCTTCTAGGGCTTTGGCGACTAAGACCCGCACAAAGCGTGGCACTCGAGCGCTGATCATCCTCGCGCTCGTTGCGCTGGGAATCTACGCTCTCGACCAGGTGAGTAAATACCTCGTCGTGGCCAACATGGCCGAGGGAGAAATCGTCCGGGTTCTGAACGGTGTGCTGCAACTGCACTTCGTCCGGAACCCGGGCGCGGCGTTTTCCCTCGCCAGTGGTTCGACGTGGATCTTCTCCATCATCGCCGCTGCGGTCGTCGTCTTCATTATTTGGTTTGCCCGACGTATCCGTTCGCTGACGTGGGGGCTCGTCTTCGGGCTTCTCCTCGGCGGAGTGCTCGGTAATCTCACCGATCGTCTCGTGCGCGAGCCGAGCTTCGGTGAGGGCCATGTCGTCGACTTTCTGTCGACGCCGTGGTTGATCCCGGCCATTTACAACGTGGCCGACATGTCGATCGTCACGAGCATGGTGATCTTCATGATCCTGACCATTCGCGGTATCGGTCTCGACGGCGAAAAGGTCGTCGATGCCAAGTCCGTTAAGGCGACGGATGCCGCCGCCGGGCCGGAGACGCCTCCGGTCGCATCAACGCACGACGAACCAAAGCCTCACAGCGGAATTGCCCCATGACCTCCCAGTCTCGTTCCCTGCACCTCCCCGACGGACTCGAGGGGGTGCGGGTCGACGCCGGCCTGGCCAAGCTGTTCGGATTCTCGCGCAGCTTTGCGGCCGAAATCTGCGAGCTGCACGGCGTTACCCTGGATGGGTCTGTCGCCGGAAAATCAGACCGGCTTCACGCCGGCAGCTGGATCGAGGTCACGTGGCAGACCAAGGAACCCGTGCGCATCGTTCCCATCGCCGTGCCAGACCTCACGGTCGTGTATGACGACGACAGCATCATCGTCATCAATAAGCCGTCCGGTGTCGCAGCCCACCCGAGTATCGGGTGGACTGGACCGACCGTTCCGGGCGCGTTGGCCGCCGCCGGCTACCGAATCGCCACCTCGGGTGCGGCGGAGCGGGCGGGGATCGTGCACCGGCTCGACGTGGGCACCAGCGGTCTCATGGTCGTTGCGAAGTCGGAGATTGCATACACCGCCCTCAAACGCGCCTTCCACGATCGTGAGGTGGAAAAGATCTACCACGCGGTCGTTCAAGGTCACCCTGACCCGCTGGCCGGGACCATCGATGCGCCGATCGGGCGTCATCCCAGTTCGGCCTGGAAATTTGCCGTCACGAGCGAAGGCAAGCACGCCATAACCCACTACGAAACGCTTGAGGCGTTTCCCTCGGCCTCCCTGCTCGAGATTCACCTGGAGACGGGACGCACGCACCAGATTCGGGTGCACATGGCGGCGCAACGGCATCCCTGCGTTGGTGACGCCATGTACGGTGCCGATCCCAGCATCACGGCCAGGCTCGGCCTTGGCCGCCAGTGGCTGCATGCCAAACAACTCGCGTTCACCCACCCTGGATCGAACGAGTGGGTCACGTTCAACGCTCCGTATGCGCCCGACCTCGCGTACGGACTTTCCGTACTACGCGGCGACTAGCCCAAAGAATGAGCACAGTGAGCACTTCTTCGACCTCGGCGGACTCGTTCGTACACCTCCACGTACACAGCGAGTACTCGATGCTCGACGGAGCGGCCAGGGTGAAGCCCCTGATCAACGCGGCGATCGAGCAGAAGATGCCCGCCGTGGCGATCACCGACCACGGAAACGTCTTCGGTGCCTTCGATTTCTGGCGTACCGCGACGGATGCCGGCATCAAGCCGATTATCGGCACCGAGGCCTACATCACGCCCGGCACCGACCGGCGGGACAAGACCCGGGTGCGGTGGGGCACCGGCGCGCAGAACCGTGACGACGTCGGCGGCGCCGGCTCGTACACCCACATGACCCTGCTCTCCGAAAGCACGGAGGGAATGCACAACCTGTTCCGCCTGTCGTCCAAGGCGAGCCTCGAGGGCTACTACTTCAAGCCGCGCATGGACCGCGAACTGCTCAGCGAGTTCTCGACCGGCCTCATCGGCACGACGGGTTGCGTGGGTGGTGAGGTGCAGACCCGCCTGCGCCTCGGACAGTACGAAGAGGCGAAGAAGGCCGCCGGAGACTTTCAAGACATCTTCGGCAAGGAGAACTTCTTCTGCGAGATCATGGACCACGGCATCGACATCGAGCGCCGCACCATGACCGACCTGCTCAAACTGGCCAAGGAACTCGACCTTCCCCTCCTGGCAACGAACGACCTGCACTACACGCACGCGCACGATGCGACCGCCCACGCCGCACTGCTGTGCGTGCAATCCGCATCCACCCTGGACGACCCGAACCGGTTCAAGTTCGACTCGAGCGAGTTCTACCTCAAGTCCGCCGCCCAGATGCGGCACATGTTCAGGGACCACCCGGAGTCGTGTGACAACACGCTGCTCATCGCGGAGCGCTGCGAGGTGGAATTCAACACCAAGGCAAACTACATGCCCCGCTTCCCGTGCCCGGAGGGCGAGAACGAGGAGAGCTGGTTCGTCAAGGAGAACGAGGTCGGGCTCGCCAAACGGTACCCGAACGGCATCCCCGCCGAGGTGCGCAAGCGCGCCGACTACGAAATCGGCATCATCATTCAGATGGGCTTCCCCGGCTACTTCCTCGTCGTGGCCGACTTCATCATGTGGTCCAAGCAGCAGGGCATCCGAGTGGGCCCCGGCCGTGGCTCGGGAGCCGGTTCGATGGTGGCCTACGCGATGGGCATCACCGACCTCGACCCGCTCGTGCACGGCCTGATCTTCGAGCGCTTCCTCAACCCCGACCGTGTGTCCATGCCTGACTTCGATGTCGACTTCGACGAGCGTCGCCGTGGCGAAGTCATCCGCTACGTCACCGACAAGTACGGCGAGGAGCGCGTCGCGCAAATCGTCACCTACGGTACGATCAAGGCCAAGCAGGCGCTCAAGGATGCCAGCCGCGTTCTCGGCTTCCCGTTCGGGATGGGCGACAAGCTCACGAAGGCCATGCCGCCGGCCATCATGGGCAAGGACGTTCCGCTCACCGGAATGTTCGACACGGACCATCCCCGCTACCGCGAGGCGGCCGATTTCCGTGCCGTGATCGAATCCGACCCGGAGGCCAAGACCGTGTTCGACACGGCGCTCGGCCTCGAAAACCTCAAGCGCCAGTGGGGTGTGCACGCGGCCGGCGTCATCATGTCGTCCGACCCGCTGATCGACATCATTCCCATCATGAAGCGCGAGGCCGACGGCCAGGTTGTCACGCAGTTCGACTATCCAGCCTCCGAGGCCCTCGGCCTGATCAAGATGGACTTCCTCGGGCTTCGCAACCTGACGATCATCGATGACACCCTCGACAACATCGAGGTGAACCGTGGCGAACGCCCCATACTCGAGGATCTTGGCCTCGAGGACCCGGCCGCCTACGAACTGCTCGCTCGAGGCGACACGCTCGGCGTCTTCCAGCTCGATGGCGGGCCCATGCGCTCCCTGCTGCGGCTCATGAAACCTGACAACTTCGAAGACATCTCGGCCGTTATCGCCCTGTACCGTCCGGGGCCCATGGGTGCCAACTCCCACACCAACTACGCGCTGCGCAAGACCGGCCAGCAGGAGATCATTCCGATTCACGCGGAACTCGAAGAGGCCCTGTCCGATGTCATCGGCAACACTTACGGCCTCATCGTGTACCAGGAACAGGTCATGTCGATCGCCCAGAAACTTGCCGGGTTCTCCCTCGGCGAGGCTGACCTGCTGCGACGTGCCATGGGTAAGAAGAAGAAGTCCGAGCTGGACAAACAGTTCGAAGGCTTTTCCAACGGCATGAAAGAGAACGGCTATTCCATGGATGCCGTCACGACGGTGTGGAACATCCTGCTGCCGTTCTCGGACTACGCCTTCAACAAGGCCCACTCCGCCGCCTACGGCGTTCTGTCCTACTGGACCGCGTACCTCAAGGCCAAGTACCCGGCCGAGTACATGGCCGCTCTGCTGACGAGCGTGGGGGACTCCCGCGACAAGCTGGCCCTGTACCTCAACGAGTGTCGCCGCATGGGCATCAAGGTGCTCGCCCCCGACGTGAACGAGTCGATCGGTTTCTTCGCCGCCGTGGGCACCGACATCCGCTTTGGGCTCGGTGCGGTGCGAAACGTGGGATTTAACGTCGTTGAGGCCATTCGCGCGACCCGTGAAGCCCAGGGACGCTTCGAGTCCTTCCACGATTTTCTGCGCAAGGTGCCGCTGCCGGTGGCCAACAAGCGCACGATTGAGTCGCTCGTCAAGGCCGGGGCGTTCGACTCGCTCGGGGCCACGCGCCGCGGCATGGTCGAGATCCATGAGTCAGCGGTCGAATCTGCGGTCAAGATCAAGCGGGAAGAGGTCAACGGCAACATCGGTTTCGACTTCGACAGCCTCTTCGATGAGCCGCAGGACACCGACCAGGTGCCGGAGCGGCCCGAGTGGAGCAAGAAGGAGAAGTTGGCGTTCGAACGCGACATGCTCGGCCTGTACGTCTCCGATCATCCGCTCGCGGGGTTGGAGATTCCGCTCGCGAAACACGCCAGCACGTCGATTGCCGACCTGATCGCGTCGGAGACCGCGGAAGACGGCGACACCGTCACGGTGGCGGGCCTGATCACGAGTGTGCAGCATCGCACCGCGAAGAAGTCCGGAAACCAGTACGGCATGATCCAGGTCGAGGACTTCGGCGGTGAGATCACGGCGATGTTCATGGGCAAGGCCTACGTGGAATTCGCGCCCGAGCTGATCAGCGACGCCGTGGTTGTGGTTCGAGGTCGGGTGAGCATGCGGGACGACGGCATGAACCTGCACGCGTTCAGCGTCTTCCAACCCGAGCTGGGGCAGGCATCCGACCAGAGCACCCTCTCGGTGACGCTCGCCGAGGCGCGCGCCACCACGGATACCGTGCAGGCGCTGGGGGAGATCCTGACCCGCCACGCGGGAGACGCCGAGGTGCGGATCAGGCTCGTGAAGGGTGACACGGCGCGGATCTTCGAGCTGCCGCACCGCGTGACCGTGAGCGCTGACCTGTTCGGCGAACTCAAAAGCATCCTCGGACCGAACTGTCTCAGCTAACCGAACTGCCTCAGCACACGTCAAGGATCCCGCCGGTGGTGTTGCTACTTCAGGAGATCCGGCCGGGAGCATCCGCTCGGCCGCGGATTTGCAAGGTGGCCGGGGGCTGTCGACCGCGGATCTCCTGAAGTAGCAACCGGAGGGGGCGGATGCCGAGGGCGCGTTCGGAGTGCGGCGCTGGGTTCGCTGGGTGCCCATCTCCGGGCCGAGGATTGGCCGGTAGGCGGGCTGCGTTGGCGCCCGGAACCGGCGCCAACCGCGCCCGTGAGGGCGCTGGCGGGTTCGTTTGCGGACTTCGGGCGGCAGAATTACTTACTGACGAGTAGCCCCTGGCGGTAGCGCACGTCCGAGCACGTGGTAGCGCTGTTCTGACGAGGGGGTAGCGGCCCGAGCTTGGCGCCCGAGCCGCTCCGGTGTTACTCCCAGTAGCTCTTCTCGGCGCGGGCTTGGTCGTTTCGGTGCTGACGCATGTCGATCTGGCCGAGGTTGATGATGCGGGCGTTGTTGGCGAGGCGGTTCACGATTGAGTCCGCCGCGACGCGGTCGGGCAGCTCGGCGACCCAATGCGCGGGTCCGGTCTGCGAGGCGATCATCGTCGGCAGTCGGTGCTCCCGGTTCGCGAGGATCGCGAACAAGTCGCTGGCTGCGTCGCTGTCAACACCGACGGTCAGGAAATCATCAATGATCAGCAAATCGATGTTGGAGAGCTCGTTCAACAGTTTCTGATGCGCGATGCCGTCGCCGCGAGCGATGACGAGTCTCCGGGCGAGGTCGTCCATCCGGGAGTAGAGAACGGAGTGCTCACTGTGGCAAGCGCCGATGGCCAGCGCGCAGGCGAGGTAGGTTTTCCCGCCACCGGTAGGCGAGATGATGAGCAGGTTGGTCGCATCCAAGCGCCAGTCATGGGCGGCATAGCGCCGCATTCTGACGGCGGTGATGCCGCGTCCCTCGCGGTAGTCGACCTCAGCGACGGTGGCGCCAGGGATGGGGAGGGCTGCCTGGCGGATGAGTTTGTCGACCCGGCTGACGCGTCGGGATTCCAACGCGTCATCGACCGCAGTGAGGAACAGCTGCTCTGGCGTGAGGGTGTCGTTGGCTTCGTCTTGGATGAGTTCCTCCAGCCGGGTCGCGACGTGGGTTACGCGCAGTGCGCGGAACTTGTCATAGTCAACGCTGGTGAACGTCACTTTCCGTCCTCGTTTCGGGCGTAGTGGGAGGCGTCACGGACATAGACGTCCGTGACGGTGTCGCGGAACACGACAGTGCTGCTGCGTTTGCGTGTCGAGGCCGCCGGGGTCACCGGTCGGGGCTTTTTCACGTCACTATCAATGGCCGCCATCAACCGTTTCAGAGTGGAATACGTCGGATGGGCTTTGCGGTTGACGAGGTCTTGGCAGGCGGCCTCCAAGCGTTCTCGGTTGTTCTTGCCGAGGCCGTCGAGGATGTTCTGGCAGGACAGGTATCCTTGCGCTTCGATTGCTTGGCTGTCGAGGATCTGCTCGATCACCGTGACGGTCGCCGGCCCGGCGCTGCGCGCCCGGTCAATGAACCAGCGCCTAGACCACAACCCGTCGATATCGCGGTGCTGCGGCGGAACATGCTCGGGAAGAGTCGAGTACTGGCCCTTCCGACCTGTCAGCCTTGGGTGTTCGCAGATGCTGTCGTTGCCGTCGAAGATCGTCACCCGAGACGATGTCACCCGGACCCGCAGCAGCTTGCCCGCTAGGGCAAAGGGCACGGAATAGCGTTGCGTGTCCGCGGTGACGTGGTAGTTCCGGGCAGCTTTCAACTCTTTCCACTCGACGTCCTCGAACCCGATATCAGGCAGCGAGCCCAAAAGCTCGCGCTCTTCGGTGTCGAAGCGTTCCCACCGGGTGGTGTCGTCGGCGCGGCGAATGTCGTGGTTGATCTCTCGCACCCGTTCCTCGATTGCGGTGTTCAATTCGCTCAGGGTCGTGAAGACATCGTCTTCGAGATAGCCGATGACGCGTTTGTTGACGACGTTCACCGCATTCTCGGCTGATGCCTTGTCGCGCGGCTTTTTCGGTCTGGCCGGGACAATTGCTGTCTGATAGTGGTCAGCGAGTTGCTGATATCGGGCGTTCACGACCCGCTCCGCATCGCCTTGGTGGGTTCGGTGGGTCGACGTCGTCGGGTTGTCCGGCACGATGATCTGCGTGACGCCTCCAAAGAACGCGAATGCGTGAACGTGGGCGTCGAGCCAGGCGGGGGATTTCATATCCGCGTAGGCGCGGCAAAACATCAGCCCCGAAAACGGAAGCACCGCAACGAACAAGATGGCCCGGACCACTTCACCGGTGATGGTGTCGACGATGTCCATCGTGTCGCCGGCCCAGTCCACCAACATCGCCCGTCCCGGCTCGTGGCGGAGCACCGCGACGAGATCGTGGGTGCGAAGATAACCGGTGAACAGGGCGCAGAACTGCGAGTACCCGTACTTCTTGCCCGCATCTGTGGTGTCGACGTAGCGGCGCCAGGCCAGCAGCAACGTGAAGTGCCGGTTTGCTTTCATCGCCGCCAGCACCCGTGCCAGGTCGGGTTGGTCGTACTCGTCTGAGACTTTCCGACGCCCGTCGGGGAACCATTCCGCCAACTCGGTATCACTCACCGTAACGGTCGCGGTCAGGCCCCGAGCCTCGACCTCCTGCCGCACCCGAGCCACGTCGCGATGCGAGCACCCCACGATCTCGACGACGTCGCGGTAGCTGCGCCCCTCGAGCAGCAACCCCAATATTTTCCGATAATCCGCCATGACCCGCCCTTAACAATGGAAGGACAACGCCTTGCGCGTTGTCCTTCCACAGCAGAGCAGATTGGCAGCATCAGCGCTACCGTGTTCCCGGAATCTTGCTACCGTGTCGTCGGACTAGTGCTACCTTCAAGGGCTACTCGCCAACTTACTAAGGTCTATAAAGAAATAGGTGAGCAACTCTCGCGTTTACGTTCGATTCGCGCTAAAATGGGGGTATGTTCACGACGGTGAAGTCCGGAGCTGAGATGGTCGCCCTGCTACTGCAGGCCGGCGAACTCGTCACGGCCGCCCTCGCCGGAGTGCAATTCAGCCTCCTCGATAACGACGATGCACTCAGCGTGATGGGCGCGTTGGAAGCCGTGGGGCGTCGGGTGGATGGTGGCCGGATCAGCTCCGCCGCCAACGTGGCTTTTCGCGCCGACTCCGGCCTCGGTCATGACTCGCTCGCCTGGAAGAACGGATGCCGCGGCAAGTTCGAACTGATCACCGGGGTGACGCGTATCTCGAGTAGCGAGGCGAAACGGCGGATGCGCCTCGGCGGCACCATCACCGGGGTCTCGTCCGCGACCAGCGGCCTGGTCGGGCAAGTCATGCCGGTGCGGCACCCCGCCGTCGCCGAGAGTCTGGCCGCCGGGAACTCGGCATCGACGCCGCCGACGTCATTGTCACCGCACTCGAGCAGATCTCGACCCGGGTCGCCCCGGACGACCTCGACCGGGCCGAACGCGCCCTGGTGGCGTCGGCGACGGGGGCGATCACCCCGGAGACCGAAGGACTCCCGGGTGCCGGGATCGCGTTCAGTGCCGACCTCATTCGGGCGCAGGCCCACGAATGGGCGGCGATGCTCGACCCTGATGGGGCGGCGCCGAGCGACGACAAGACGGCCGCGAAGAGCACGTTCGGGTTCGGGCTCCTGCGGGATGGGCTGTATCCGCTGCGCGGCGGCGTGACGCCCGACCTTCGCGGCGTGATGAACGGGGTGTTCAACACGTTCCTCAGTGCCCACGCGGCACCGGCGTTTCCGTCGGCGGAGGACCAGGCGCGCCTGGAGGCCGGGGAACTCATCCCCGGCGCCGAAGAAGCCGTCGACGACCGCACCGGCGGGGAGAAATGCGCCGACATTCTGCGGGCGGTGTTCGAAAAGACCGCCCGAGACCCGAAAACCCCGACCATGGGCGGCGCGGCGCCCGTCGTGATGGTGCACGTGA
Coding sequences within:
- a CDS encoding HNH endonuclease signature motif containing protein; this encodes MDAADVIVTALEQISTRVAPDDLDRAERALVASATGAITPETEGLPGAGIAFSADLIRAQAHEWAAMLDPDGAAPSDDKTAAKSTFGFGLLRDGLYPLRGGVTPDLRGVMNGVFNTFLSAHAAPAFPSAEDQARLEAGELIPGAEEAVDDRTGGEKCADILRAVFEKTARDPKTPTMGGAAPVVMVHVNARDLKNGRGVGWIDGVDAPISLRSVNQRLCAGGYRQVIIGDDGHVLHLGAKERFFSPAQRRAIAARDGGCVIPGCKIAAAWCEVHHVIPWQSHGLTDVENGVLLCWFHHHTIDTAGWDIQMINGRPHLRGPVLFDPTRTWRPAATHRANTPSADPPWSRSRQ